A window of Drosophila santomea strain STO CAGO 1482 chromosome X, Prin_Dsan_1.1, whole genome shotgun sequence genomic DNA:
TTCTTGGGGAAAAGTCGTTCTATTGAATACCCATTTATGGGCCTGAATATCTGTATTTAACCATTAAATTCCAACTGGGTGTCCTGCAAGCTTTAgctgcatgtgtgtgagtgtatagtgtgtgtgtgtgtgttagctTAGGGGCAGGATAtcaattttacaaatttcgATCTCCACACTGAGCGGATTTTCGGGCGCCATTTATGTACAATTTGAGAGCATTAATTAGTTTTGATACTTGATCAAAGTGTTTTTACTTTTAGGCcttttcaatatatattatatatatatatatatatatatatataagtgtgtttggtttatatatatatattgttatatttttaatttctagAAATGTATAGCTAACAATATAACTTTGCACTTAAAAATCGGTtagtatttaaatatttttgtcgCTTTTCCTtaattgttttatgttttttgtcTAAACGAGTAGCTACAgtcgttttgttttcatttttgttttttttgttgtttatgtttcGTTTCGCTTTAAATTATGCATTATAACTaacttgttgtttttcttttcgataaatcacattttttttgcagagttttgtgttttgttttgttttttgttggttttgctttttgaattgttttgtttttgtttttgtttttgtttttgttgttgtgtggtTACTGAAATGATATACTTTTCTTGCACTCAGCTAAAAATTATGAATCTAGAGTCATCATCTGTCGTGGTTGCTGTCCATTACTGTGTGGAGCACTCGGTGATCTCCACTCGTTTGCTTGGCGTCCTCTCCTCTTCTTCTACTTGGCTCTGGTCCTGCCCGCCGGCTGCTCACCTTCCTCCTGCTTCAGCACGGGATTGGGCTGAAGAATGGCTGGCCCTGACTCCTCCTCCGTTGGTGGTGGATGATCCGGTGGCggcggctgttgctgttgttgctgctgctgttggagCGCATGGGCAGTGGGTGCTCCATCCTGTCGATTGGCGGCGTACAGATGCCACAGGACAACCAGGCTAAAGACGCACAGCAAACAGATCGCTAATTCTTATCTCTTTCGGCGCTTCGTCTTCTTCTTTGTGGCACTCGGTGGGCTGGCCACGCCAACGCCCAATCCCACAGAGGTGACGCCACCGGCAGCGGGCAGAGATGCAGGTGCAGCGGCACCCGTGATCAAGTTCCCAGCGGCGACTGCAGCGCCCGGCGAATGAGATTGCAGGCCAATGCCGAGACCGAGGCCCGTGGGATCTGGATGTACCGTCGTCTCCACACTGCTCTCCTCCGCCGAGGATGTGGACGAGGAGGTGGCCGCCTCGATGGCCGCTATCAGATTGATCTTGTGCTCCAGCTTCTTGGTCTTCAGCTTGTGCGGTGCGGCATTGGTTGTGCTGGAGGAGCCGTAGACGACATTGTCGTCGGATGTGGTGGCCGGCACTGGTCCCTCGCtgtcggtggtggtggcattGGTGGCCACGCCACTGCTCCCAAAGTGCAGTAGATCCTCCGGCAGGGATTGCTCTGGCTCCGTCTCAGGCTCCTCCTCGACACCCTCATCGTCGTCGGGCGTGGTCCTGGATGGTATGTCCTGCACTTCCAGCTGCGAATCGCACATGCTGATGCTGATCAGGGGACGCAGCTCCTCGTCGTCCGGTTCCCGCTccctttgctgctgctgctgctgcagctggagctgcttCAATCGCTTGTGCTTCTTGCTCAGCTTCTTTACGGGCTCCTCCATGACGACAATCTCCTCGGATCCGGAGGAGTTATTCGACGTAGAGGTGGATTTCTGCAGGGCCAGCGTATCCAGGGTAATGAAGACCGGTTCCGGTGTGGTTATCACCTCAGGCTGCACTCCTGCGTCCGATTCCCGCATCCGTTCCTGTTCATTTTCATAGTGCAGGGAACCGCACAAGGCGAGGATCAAGTTCTGTTCGGTGAAACCACGAGGCGGTGGGGAAATCTTCCGCGGTATGGATGCAGTCTCCTGCAACGGACTTTCAAAATTGATTAGACTGACGGGTTCCTTTTTCGAGTCCTCCTTCACTTCCAGGGGTTCGAGAGCGGGAAGAGGTGGCAAGGCCTCCAGTGGCTTTAAGCCGCTCAAGAAGTCCTCAAAGGTGTCGTTCACCTCCTTTGGGGGAGTCGTCAGTCCTGGCAGCAGTTTTTCATCCCGCTTCTTCTCCGGACTCGATTTAGTGGGTTTCTTGCCAAGGCTCGGATAATCCTGAGCCGCTGGCAGTTTGGGTGGCGTCTCCTCGACGACTCGCCTCCAAGGATTACTCACGCTTGCCGAGATGAGGGGCTTTTCGGTTTCTAGAGatttctccttctccttggcCTTCTCtttctccttcttctccttcaGCTTAACctccttttccttctccttgAGCTGTTCCTCCTTTTCTTTCAGCTTTGCTTCTTTTTCGAGTTCTTTGAGCCTTTCAGCTCTTTCCTTCTCTTTCAGCTTCTCCTCCCTTTCCTTTTCTCGTTGCCGCTCTTCCATTTCCTTTTTGAGCTTCTCTTCCCGCTCCTTTTCTTTCAGCTTCTCTTGCCTTTCCTTTTCCTTGAGCTTTTCTTCTCTCTCCTTTTCCTCCCTCTCCTTTTTCTTGAGCAGCTCTTCCTTCTCCTTGAGCTTttcttccttttctttctttagTTTCTCTTCTCGTTCCTTCTCCTTGATCTTTTCAGCTCGCTCCTTCTCTTTGATTTTCTCTTCTCGCTCCTTTTCCTTAATTTTCTCTTCACGCTCTTTTCGGAGCTTTTCTTCTCTCTCCTTCTCCTTGATTTTTTCTTCCCTTTGCTTTTCCTTGAGTTTTTCCTCCCTCTCCTTTTCCTTAATCTTTTCCTCCTTAAGCTTTTCCTCTCGTTGCTTCTCCTTAAGCTTTTCTTCTCGCTCTTTCTCCTTGATCCTTTCTTCTCGTTCCTTCTCCTTAAGTTTCTCTTCCTTAAGCTTCTCCTCCTTCAGCTTTTCCTCCCGTTGCTTTTCCTTGATCTTTTCCTCCTTTAACTTCTCTTCGCGTTCCTTCTCCTTGAGTCTCTCTTCCTTAAGCTTTTCCTCTCGTTCCAGCTTAAGGTTCTCTTCTCTTTCCTTGGCCTTCAgcctttcttctttttctttctcctGAAGCTTGGCTTCCCTTTCCTTCTCTTTTAGCTTCATCTCCTTTTCCTTGGCTTTTTCCTTCTCCTTGTCGATTGTCATGGTTGCCACTGCTTCTCCTGCTACTTGCTTCTTCTTGTTGTCTTTGGCCATTTTGGGTGGCTCCTCCTCGAGCTCTTCTATCTCTTCATCGTCGTCGTGTTCCGTATCCGGCGCACTCATCTCCACGTGCAAACTTAATCCCTGGGCACTGGCACTGCTCACCATAACGGCCGCAATGCTGCTCTTGTTGGCCAGCAGACTATCTGCATGATCAGATTCCGCATCCGAATCGCCATCCTTGTGGGATGCGCCCTCCTTGACCACCGGAATCGCCTTCACTTCCTCTTTCTCGACAGTGATATTCTCCTCCTCCAGATTCTTTGGCTCTGGCTTCTTTTCGCTGACTTTGCCGCTGGTCTTTTGCTTGTTATTCTTGGCCTTCTTCGCTGTTTTAGCGATTGTGATGGTAGTGGTGGCCTCATCCTCGGAGGTGCCACTACCACTCTTCTGGCTGGcagttttattgttgttgctgttgctattgcccCTGGGCTTGTTGAGATGTGAAAGCTCTGCGAATTTCTGCGCTTGTGCCGCATCCTCGGCGGCAGCCAGGGATCTTAGGgtcttctgttgttgttgctgttgctgttgctgctgctgctgctgctgctgctgctgttgctgctgctgctgctgttgctgttgctgttgctgttgctgctgctgctgttgctgcgccTTGTGCGATTGCTTCTGGGACTTTTGCTTCTCCTTCTGAACAAGCACCTCGTCCACCTCCTTGGCAATCACCGGTACAATCAACTTATTGACCAGCACCACGGGCGGTTGGCAACTGGCCTGTTCCCGTTCCAGTTCCGATGCCGTCGCTTCTTCCGTCTGGTGATCCTTTTGAAGGAGCTTCTGCCTCTCAGCCGGATCACTGCAAAAGATGGCCACCACTGGCCGGAAGAGAGCCTCATCACAATTCTCATGGATGACCGTATCCTCGGCGGACAGTTGGCCAACCACCTCGTCCAGCATATCCGTTTGCAGTTCACCGGAGATGCCCGCATTCAGATCCGTGACAGTGCCCAGCGGATTGACCATCTTCTCCACACGCGAGTAGCTACAAATGTTGGGCAGAACGGATGCCAGGGCTGAAATGGAGTCCATTGAATGCAAATGCGTCTCCGTATCTGgatgctgatgttgatgctgTTGGGGATCCTCCACCACCTCGTCCAGATCATTGAGACTCTCGTGCTCGGCGAGCGCATCGTAATAGCAGGCATTATCACAATTCGAGGACGCACTTCCTCCGGCGCCGGCAGCCAGTTGATCCGCTGAAGCAGGCGAGTAGGCGGTGGCCAGGTGATCGCCACATGGGGGAGCTGCCTGATCGACAGATGCAGCTGCAGATGCAGGCGGGTCAACAACGTTGGGGCACAGGACACAGAACACAGAGCGgagaaaaaagagaaatagaagagaaaacaaattatgaGAAAAGCGCATTTTGGTTCGTAcaggaaacaaaaaacaaaaagccaaaggcGAATTTTGATTTCGATACTGATTCGAAgtattgaaaatgtttaattggaaaatacATTTCAGCGATCAGTTTGTTCTACATATTTTGTAACATTTAAGCTAAGCTTGTAATGCATTTTTGGCAGTAGGCGCGAttaaaacttgttttttttttttattttttcgattgaAAAGGAAGCGGAAAacactcaaaacaaaaaaggaaaatcgaacgtgaaacagaaaaatatataaatttgtaaagatatatatttgtattgggcaacttaaaaatgaaaaacgaaaataaacttttaaactgtctttttttttttgtttttgttgtttgttttagtgtgaaaacgaaaataattaaaaaataaagttaagaTAATAGCGAGACATTGATTTTGGGGAAGTAATAACGAAACTGGAAATAGTTTAATCGTGAATTTTGAATTGCGTTTCCGAAATTTTtatggctttggctttttattAAGAGATTCATGTAGATTAATGTGCTTTTTCCTCTCAATcgttctctctctctctctctccctttctctctctctttttctccCGCCTTGCTTGCTCCCTCTTTACATCTCACTCGCCCCCAAACACTCGTTCGCTTTCTCACTCGCACGTGCAATGAAACTTTCGGCACACAAATTTTCTTTCCTTTCGTTTTTTTAACGAACACAAATTTTGAAGTGCATCAAACGAATCACAAGAGACAAGGGACAAGAAAAACAGGCACCCATAAGTAGAGTGAATCAGAAGAAGAGGAGAAGGAAGCAGCAAAGCACATGTGATGAAAAATGTAATCTTGAATGATGAAAAGCTTAGAATCAATGTGAAGTTATGAAGAAACGCCATAGTCGAATgcctcgactatctgatacccgttgCAAAATAAAAGTAGCTTTGAAAAAAAACTAGCCATCTGGCGGAAAAAAGCGACATCTGTCGGTAGTTTAAAGAAGCGACTTCAATTTATACGGACAAACAttttatacggacagacagacgaatGAAGATTGGGACATGACTTGAATACTTTAGAAGAACAGAAACTCTTCCTTCTAACTAGTTTTTACGAGAAACGGGTAAATTACAAAGAAAAAAACGTGAGATGAAAACGTAGAAATAGTGTTGGTTGTAAGGAAATGTGTTGGAAAAACTTTTGTGGAAAGTAGTAAACGCTGGTGAGTAAAACGTGTAAAATAAAGCTTGCAACTGAAAAAAGATCTATGGGAAAATCAAGTGTGAGAAAGTAAAATAGGATCAGAAGTGCTGTGGTGGAGTAGAAGAAAATGGAAATACTGTGCTGCTTCGTGTGGAGAAAAGCGTTCAAATTTTCATTGGGAAAATCAGACAAGATCGAGGATATATAACTCCATACATTCCACCCGATCAGTCCGACCAAATTCCAGGGGGTTAGGTGCTCGACAGGATTAACAGCGACCAATGGGGCAAAAGTAGATGTGTATATAACGTGTTGCAGaagaattcttttttttgAGGGGGGTGGGTATGGTTTTTGTGggtttttatatttgcatttagATAGTGGACACTGCTGTGGCAAAAATGTTGTTAGCTTAAATTTAGTAGTcaataaaatagaaatagatTAATTTTAGTGGTATCTCATTTTATGGCTAGACAAAAACACCAAAGATAAGTTCATTGTTAATTTGGTTAAGTGATTTTTGTTTCCggctacaaaaataaaatttcaacaactaaagcttaaaaaaaaattaccaaCACACTTTACACCACAAAAACACTCCAATACACACgctcacatacacacacacacacacacgcagagaAGGGGGAAAATGTGAATTGATGTGAATTGAAGGAGAAAGCTTAGTGAAATGAGGTTGaagtagagtaaaaggtaCATGCAAAGGAGAAAGGTGGAAGGGATGGCTATAACATCATCATTATCAGCATCATATCATCTTAGTTTATCATCATTATCAACAACCAATGCCAATTTCGTGGTGTTTCATTAACAAGatcaaaatacatttttttttttttagttttgtttgaccaccaaaaatatttttaattaaacattttcattttgaaagcgttcgaaataaaaaacgtaagaataagaatatatatataaaaatatgagtgtttccaaaacaaaaacgtaaaTACAAATAGAAATTCCAAAATATAAGAAGAGTACATAAAACGTTTGTATAGATCGTAaacaattaataaacaaatttgtgaAGACATCGAGAATCGGCTAATAATCAACGAGGATGCCTTTGACTCCGGGAGCTCAACCCGCTTGAATGATCCCGTCCAGAATCAGAGAAGCAAGGTCCCTTCCCGGAATCAGCGGCTAGCATTCGAATAGTCTTGCACAACATGCGATATTTTTGTGTACATCTATCCAGGACGACATGGGATTTGGTAGCCACTTACCCGTATTCTCACGTCGAGCCGCTGCCGTAGATGGCGATTCTCGCATGGCATCCGCCAAATCCTCCTTCAGACGTGTATCGCCATGGCCATAATCCGAGTCCAGGTGGCCATGTCGAAAGCGATCCATCAATTTGGGACTCTGCTCAATGCTGCCTATTGCGTTTATGAATATATGAGTACGTTGCATGTGGAAAGGAATATAGACAAAGTAGAGAATACTTACTGTACGATCCGGATTCGATGAGAACCGGTACGCCGGCACCGCTGCGTCCCGTCACTGCTGCACTGCCAATGCCGGCTCCGCCCACCGATGTGGCTGCACTTAGCGGCACATTGAGCGGACTGGACCGATCCTTGCCTCCCACCGAACCCAATCCCAAGGCAGAAGCAGCTGCCGTCGAGGGCAACGTGGTGGTCGTCGTCTTGGTCACGCCAATTTCCACAGCCTCTGCATCGACGTGGTTCAGATTGGAACTGTATGAGGATAGAAGAAATGCGGATTAGTTTTCCCTCGACATAATGCCCAAATAAATAGACTATCTTACCCGCTGGGCGTATTGTAGTTCTTGAAAACGAACTGCGGACCCATCCACAGCCGGCGGTGGGGACCAGCGTGCGTGATGATCTCCACCTGGGCCAGCCAGCTTTCGGTTCGCTCGTCCGGCTCGTCGAAATGATGGGCGCTGTCCAACAGCAGGCTGGCATGGCGATCCTTAATCAGCCAATTGTCCAGACCCAGCGGCGGTGCGATTTCTTGAGATCCATCCTTGCGCCGTCCCAGATTCCACTGGGCGCGGGCCTCAACCTCCAGCTCGATGGGCGTGTCATCACAAATCTTCTCTTTGGCAACATCTGCAATTGACAAGATTTGTGTGCCATACAGTAGATGATACGAAAAAGCTATCGGAGTAACTTACGTGAGGCTAGCTTCGTGTCCAGATCGTACTGGATAAGCGCCCCGTGGCCGGCCATCACGAAGAGCGAGTCCACCGCCTTGCGCTGGACACGATGCGGCTGCTCTCGCGTCGCCATTGGTGGCTCCAGCAGCCAGGAGCGCGACTTGGCGAAGATGGAGCAGACACTCAGTGGTTTGCCGCTATCGTCCGACAGCGAGGAGAGACGTTGTCGCTGCCGTTGGCTGCTACTGCCtacaccaacaccaacaccatGACCGACGGAGCTAACTCCAGAGCCCATGACTCCGCCTCCGCCCGCGCCACCGCCCAGACCCGCCGATCCTGGCGGTGATCCAAGAGTGAAGGGCTGGCGCAACTGGGCCAGCGGTTGCACCACTGACGGCCGCGGATACGGCGGCAACGTGGGATTATGATACGGCTGCAGTGATTGCACGAACGTGGTGCTCTCCGAGTGCGAGATCGGCGAACTGGAGCGCCCATCTGCTCCGAGGCCGGCGCTCCGGTGGAATCGGGACAGCTTGTTGACCACATGCAGCGAGGTGTGCGTGCGAACGCCCATGGCGCCGCCGTAGGGCGTGATTGGGAAGACGTGGGTGGTGCCGCGCAACGTGGACACGGCAGCCCAGCGCGAGTCCAGCGAGAAGGCGATGTGCTGCACCTTGGCGCTAGTGTCGCCGCGATGGAGCACGTACAGGTGGTGCACGGCAGCCAGGCTGGGACCCACAGGATGCGGTTGTACCCGGAACACGTGGAAATCGTGACCGCGTCGATCGGCGGTGAGAAGCAGCATACCAGAGCTGTCAAACTCCATGGCTACCAGAGCCTCGCTGTGGGCCACAAAGTGAGCAACGATGGGATCGCCACCGCCCTGTGAGCCACCCGTGGAGCTCAACGGAGTACCCGACGTGGGGCTGTAGTCCTTCACCGGATGCTGCAAATCATAAATGTAATCAGTATTGGATCAAATATAGtactaaaaatatatcttCACGAACCTTTACATCGATGATGGTGACCACACCGGACTGCTTGGCATCGGGACCGCCGCTGGCCGAATCAAAGCTGCTGCTCTTGGAGCTGGCGCCGCTGCCGGCAGTGGTGCCCGTTAGACCGGCGGCCACCTGTTCACCAAACTCTCGCAGTCCCTTGCTCAGGGATTTGGCCGCATTGAGAACAGTGGCCGTGTAGCTGGGAACGCCCTCGCCATCGCAACCGCCGCCGCTGCGCTTGGAGTGCAGCAGTTTATGCTCCGCATACGCCAGCCAGCGCGGTCCCAGAGCAATGGGATTGGGGTTGATCCTGCAAAGAAAGAGCAATCAATTCTAGATTCTAGGTTCTCATTAGCAAAACTAGCGTTGGTTACTTTCAACTAATTCTAACTATCATCACATTTAATGAACCATCTAAAATTACCTACTGTCACCATGTAATACAAATTGAGTTCATTAGATCCCCATTATCattatttctatcattttaGTTAATGTGAAATGGTTGGGCGTTATAACTATCTTCAATTTCAACTAATTGACTAAATGGTTTTTTCCCGTGGTCCGAACTTACCCCGGACTGGGATAGCAGGTGGTAATGGTTAGGCGGTCCTCCAGTGTCCTGGCATCAAAGACAGCGATCCGTTCGTGGAACGTGATGACCACCGCCGATCGATTTGCCTGGATGTCCAGCACGGCGTTCTTGAACTTGATCGTCTTCACCTGGACACCCGTTTTGAGGGACATGAAATTTACGGCACTGAATTGGGCAGCGGCCGACACACCGATACCGCCGACTCCTCCAACCGAGCCGCCAACTGTTGTGACTCCTACGCCGCCGCCACCCA
This region includes:
- the LOC120456794 gene encoding uncharacterized protein LOC120456794 isoform X1, which encodes MSADSPRRHPSGVVGSGIGSGSGSGSGLGSGSAGGSKSGAAVPAIVPPQTVSDRSILDSAIGFINDVTLANQPVQDPKDTITWARFETCADVSDPRFGDDWELDGNAAPPLLLILGYGLGVQVWAIPANGEAVEVLSWRHGVVTALRVLPTPATAAALDENGRADEPVDAFAEKRPLVAFVDGGSAAASGLLAGSSGLGLGGGGVGVTTVGGSVGGVGGIGVSAAAQFSAVNFMSLKTGVQVKTIKFKNAVLDIQANRSAVVITFHERIAVFDARTLEDRLTITTCYPSPGINPNPIALGPRWLAYAEHKLLHSKRSGGGCDGEGVPSYTATVLNAAKSLSKGLREFGEQVAAGLTGTTAGSGASSKSSSFDSASGGPDAKQSGVVTIIDVKHPVKDYSPTSGTPLSSTGGSQGGGDPIVAHFVAHSEALVAMEFDSSGMLLLTADRRGHDFHVFRVQPHPVGPSLAAVHHLYVLHRGDTSAKVQHIAFSLDSRWAAVSTLRGTTHVFPITPYGGAMGVRTHTSLHVVNKLSRFHRSAGLGADGRSSSPISHSESTTFVQSLQPYHNPTLPPYPRPSVVQPLAQLRQPFTLGSPPGSAGLGGGAGGGGVMGSGVSSVGHGVGVGVGSSSQRQRQRLSSLSDDSGKPLSVCSIFAKSRSWLLEPPMATREQPHRVQRKAVDSLFVMAGHGALIQYDLDTKLASHVAKEKICDDTPIELEVEARAQWNLGRRKDGSQEIAPPLGLDNWLIKDRHASLLLDSAHHFDEPDERTESWLAQVEIITHAGPHRRLWMGPQFVFKNYNTPSGSNLNHVDAEAVEIGVTKTTTTTLPSTAAASALGLGSVGGKDRSSPLNVPLSAATSVGGAGIGSAAVTGRSGAGVPVLIESGSYSSIEQSPKLMDRFRHGHLDSDYGHGDTRLKEDLADAMRESPSTAAARRENTAASVDQAAPPCGDHLATAYSPASADQLAAGAGGSASSNCDNACYYDALAEHESLNDLDEVVEDPQQHQHQHPDTETHLHSMDSISALASVLPNICSYSRVEKMVNPLGTVTDLNAGISGELQTDMLDEVVGQLSAEDTVIHENCDEALFRPVVAIFCSDPAERQKLLQKDHQTEEATASELEREQASCQPPVVLVNKLIVPVIAKEVDEVLVQKEKQKSQKQSHKAQQQQQQQQQQQQQQQQQQQQQQQQQQQQQQQQQQQQKTLRSLAAAEDAAQAQKFAELSHLNKPRGNSNSNNNKTASQKSGSGTSEDEATTTITIAKTAKKAKNNKQKTSGKVSEKKPEPKNLEEENITVEKEEVKAIPVVKEGASHKDGDSDAESDHADSLLANKSSIAAVMVSSASAQGLSLHVEMSAPDTEHDDDEEIEELEEEPPKMAKDNKKKQVAGEAVATMTIDKEKEKAKEKEMKLKEKEREAKLQEKEKEERLKAKEREENLKLEREEKLKEERLKEKEREEKLKEEKIKEKQREEKLKEEKLKEEKLKEKEREERIKEKEREEKLKEKQREEKLKEEKIKEKEREEKLKEKQREEKIKEKEREEKLRKEREEKIKEKEREEKIKEKERAEKIKEKEREEKLKKEKEEKLKEKEELLKKKEREEKEREEKLKEKERQEKLKEKEREEKLKKEMEERQREKEREEKLKEKERAERLKELEKEAKLKEKEEQLKEKEKEVKLKEKKEKEKAKEKEKSLETEKPLISASVSNPWRRVVEETPPKLPAAQDYPSLGKKPTKSSPEKKRDEKLLPGLTTPPKEVNDTFEDFLSGLKPLEALPPLPALEPLEVKEDSKKEPVSLINFESPLQETASIPRKISPPPRGFTEQNLILALCGSLHYENEQERMRESDAGVQPEVITTPEPVFITLDTLALQKSTSTSNNSSGSEEIVVMEEPVKKLSKKHKRLKQLQLQQQQQQREREPDDEELRPLISISMCDSQLEVQDIPSRTTPDDDEGVEEEPETEPEQSLPEDLLHFGSSGVATNATTTDSEGPVPATTSDDNVVYGSSSTTNAAPHKLKTKKLEHKINLIAAIEAATSSSTSSAEESSVETTVHPDPTGLGLGIGLQSHSPGAAVAAGNLITGAAAPASLPAAGGVTSVGLGVGVASPPSATKKKTKRRKR
- the LOC120456794 gene encoding breast carcinoma-amplified sequence 3 homolog isoform X2, giving the protein MSADSPRRHPSGVVGSGIGSGSGSGSGLGSGSAGGSKSGAAVPAIVPPQTVSDRSILDSAIGFINDVTLANQPVQDPKDTITWARFETCADVSDPRFGDDWELDGNAAPPLLLILGYGLGVQVWAIPANGEAVEVLSWRHGVVTALRVLPTPATAAALDENGRADEPVDAFAEKRPLVAFVDGGSAAASGLLAGSSGLGLGGGGVGVTTVGGSVGGVGGIGVSAAAQFSAVNFMSLKTGVQVKTIKFKNAVLDIQANRSAVVITFHERIAVFDARTLEDRLTITTCYPSPGINPNPIALGPRWLAYAEHKLLHSKRSGGGCDGEGVPSYTATVLNAAKSLSKGLREFGEQVAAGLTGTTAGSGASSKSSSFDSASGGPDAKQSGVVTIIDVKHPVKDYSPTSGTPLSSTGGSQGGGDPIVAHFVAHSEALVAMEFDSSGMLLLTADRRGHDFHVFRVQPHPVGPSLAAVHHLYVLHRGDTSAKVQHIAFSLDSRWAAVSTLRGTTHVFPITPYGGAMGVRTHTSLHVVNKLSRFHRSAGLGADGRSSSPISHSESTTFVQSLQPYHNPTLPPYPRPSVVQPLAQLRQPFTLGSPPGSAGLGGGAGGGGVMGSGVSSVGHGVGVGVGSSSQRQRQRLSSLSDDSGKPLSVCSIFAKSRSWLLEPPMATREQPHRVQRKAVDSLFVMAGHGALIQYDLDTKLASHVAKEKICDDTPIELEVEARAQWNLGRRKDGSQEIAPPLGLDNWLIKDRHASLLLDSAHHFDEPDERTESWLAQVEIITHAGPHRRLWMGPQFVFKNYNTPSGSNLNHVDAEAVEIGVTKTTTTTLPSTAAASALGLGSVGGKDRSSPLNVPLSAATSVGGAGIGSAAVTGRSGAGVPVLIESGSYSSIEQSPKLMDRFRHGHLDSDYGHGDTRLKEDLADAMRESPSTAAARRENTGIYFTTDQLDGLVLNNNNNINNNIIPTKDNPNPNAMPSSKDKVQKPEISDAGDYPIRHSFGDQGELSTVVNIEVFDDQLSMSSISTNSRLSLEGPPSQSSPPLSLTNGLMDTNLMHFSESATATAVAHGAHGRGANRYEVDDEELDEEAEPDVEEDEAAAEREDRQLGRRNL